One genomic segment of Drosophila melanogaster chromosome 3R includes these proteins:
- the CG17199 gene encoding uncharacterized protein, which produces MRVVANFLDSLRKVRLKLSTEKLATSNQTPNSSTTHKLNKGVKESSIGIDHTEVPQNTPAGSDQMWHNIKRVLLMCGGQKQPEGFKNATKDFSGLVDVLEAQRFVSQVFSAMQVPKQAASEMADALIAADYMGQRSMGIHRLPSIAADLLNCTVAGDATPGIVSEKKAIALVDGHNAPGPVVANFCMDLALQKAREVGIGWVSARSSNCIGFASWYACQALEQRMIGLCMTNAAPTLLPAGGIEPVLGENPIACAASGVHEQFVADFGMAACSVDELELSYCNGWSKEVPKLVALDRNGKETTSTEEALRAQRIRAFQPEHKGFGLAAAVDILCGVMTGARYANQIQRRGVYSTENAPANLGQVYVAIDPMRFCPTFEDRLADFHRLLRQAVPSKVGKPPMVPGDKELQHMKMVDEQGGLTMSSCTLSVLEELATEFDIEPLKMKNTKTEGASMPEELPLI; this is translated from the coding sequence ATGAGGGTGGTGGCCAACTTTTTGGATTCCCTACGAAAGGTACGGCTCAAGTTGTCCACGGAAAAGCTTGCCACCAGTAATCAAACGCCAAACAGCTCGACAACACACAAATTGAATAAAGGAGTCAAAGAGTCCAGTATTGGGATAGACCATACGGAGGTCCCTCAAAATACACCAGCTGGATCCGATCAGATGTGGCATAATATCAAAAGGGTGCTGCTGATGTGTGGCGGCCAGAAGCAACCAGAGGGATTTAAGAATGCGACGAAGGATTTCAGCGGGCTGGTTGATGTCCTGGAGGCCCAGAGATTCGTTAGCCAGGTGTTCTCAGCCATGCAGGTGCCCAAACAGGCGGCCAGTGAGATGGCCGATGCATTGATAGCCGCGGATTATATGGGACAACGCTCGATGGGCATCCATAGATTGCCCTCAATTGCGGCAGATCTTCTGAATTGCACTGTTGCTGGTGACGCCACACCGGGAATCGTGTCCGAAAAGAAAGCCATCGCCTTAGTGGATGGCCACAATGCACCTGGACCCGTGGTGGCCAACTTTTGCATGGATCTGGCCCTGCAAAAGGCCCGGGAAGTGGGCATCGGCTGGGTTTCGGCTCGCAGTTCGAACTGCATTGGATTTGCTTCCTGGTATGCCTGTCAAGCGCTAGAACAGCGAATGATTGGTCTGTGCATGACGAACGCTGCTCCAACTCTGTTGCCAGCTGGTGGAATCGAACCCGTTCTGGGGGAAAACCCAATTGCCTGTGCCGCTTCCGGTGTCCATGAACAATTTGTGGCTGATTTTGGTATGGCAGCCTGTTCGGTGGATGAACTGGAGCTCTCCTATTGCAATGGCTGGTCAAAGGAAGTGCCCAAATTAGTGGCTTTGGATAGAAATGGCAAGGAGACAACATCAACGGAGGAGGCCTTAAGGGCCCAAAGAATCCGAGCCTTTCAGCCGGAGCATAAGGGTTTTGGCCTAGCTGCCGCAGTGGATATTCTGTGCGGTGTGATGACAGGTGCTCGATATGCAAATCAAATCCAGCGTCGTGGCGTCTATAGTACGGAAAATGCTCCGGCTAATCTGGGCCAAGTTTATGTGGCCATCGATCCGATGCGTTTTTGTCCCACCTTCGAGGACAGATTGGCCGATTTCCACCGGCTGTTGAGACAAGCGGTGCCCAGCAAGGTGGGAAAACCACCGATGGTGCCGGGTGACAAGGAGCTGCAACACATGAAGATGGTCGACGAACAGGGAGGACTCACAATGTCCTCCTGTACTCTGTCAGTTCTGGAAGAACTGGCCACAGAGTTTGACATCGAACCTTTAAAGATGAAGAACACTAAAACAGAAGGTGCAAGTATGCCTGAAGAATTGCCATTGATATAA